A portion of the Magnolia sinica isolate HGM2019 chromosome 17, MsV1, whole genome shotgun sequence genome contains these proteins:
- the LOC131230311 gene encoding ABC transporter C family member 14-like isoform X2, with product MNSARYKEAIRVCCLEKDLEMMELGDQTEIGERGINLSGGQKQRIQLARAVYQDCDIYLLDDIFSAVDAHTGPEIFKECVRGALKDKTILLVTHQVDFLHNADLILVMRDGMIVQSGKYDEMLGSGTDFEVLVAAHDTSMELVEKGNTMSTDNQQQPNAFKPAMNQGQSNGENGSVDSPRTEKGTSKLIEDEQRETGNVSWLVYKQYITEAYGWWGVLMVLGISLVWQLALLASDYWLAFETSDAASFKPVLFIRVYCIIAAVSIVLVTIRAFLLAVMGLQTAQKIFKQILNSLLHAPMSFFDTTPSGRILSRASTDQTNIDIFLPFFVGLTVSMYITVLSIIAITCQVAWPTIILIIPLAWLNFWYRGYYLASSRELTRLDSITKAPVIHHFSESVSGVMTIRCFKKQARFCQENIEKVDANLRMDFHNNGSNEWLGFRLELIGSFILCISALFMVLLPSSIVKPEYVGLSLSYGLSLNSALFFAIWISCFVENRMVSVERMKQFTNIPSEAAWEIKDSLPPPNWPTKGDVDLKALQLRYRPNTPLVLKGITLSIQGGEKVGVVGRTGSGKSTLIQAFFRVVEPSGGKIIIDGVDICKLGLHNLRSRFRIIPQEPVLFEGTVRSNIDPIGRYSDDEIWKWLIVVIIGAWDKDSSFVWDG from the exons ATGAACAGTGCAAGATACAAGGAGGCAATCAGGGTGTGTTGCCTGGAGAAGGACTTGGAAATGATGGAATTGGGGGACCAGACCGAGATTGGAGAGCGAGGTATCAACCTGAGTGGTGGCCAGAAGCAGCGGATTCAGCTTGCCCGGGCTGTCTATCAGGACTGTGACATCTACCTCCTCGATGATATCTTCAGCGCCGTCGATGCCCATACTGGCCCAGAAATATTCAAG GAATGTGTAAGGGGAGCTCTCAAAGATAAGACCATTTTGCTGGTGACCCATCAAGTAGACTTCCTACACAATGCCGATCTCATACTG GTGATGCGAGATGGGATGATTGTACAATCAGGAAAGTATGACGAGATGCTAGGATCTGGCACGGATTTTGAAGTGCTCGTCGCCGCCCATGACACTTCCATGGAGCTGGTAGAGAAGGGCAACACTATGTCCACTGACAATCAGCAACAACCAAATGCATTTAAGCCGGCTATGAATCAAGGCCAATCCAATGGGGAAAATGGGTCCGTAGACTCGCCCAGGACCGAAAAGGGGACGTCCAAGCTCATAGAGGATGAGCAGAGAGAGACCGGCAATGTCAGCTGGCTCGTTTACAAGCAGTACATCACAGAGGCTTATGGGTGGTGGGGTGTGCTGATGGTGTTGGGAATTTCTCTAGTATGGCAGTTGGCCCTCTTGGCGAGTGACTATTGGCTGGCATTCGAGACGTCAGACGCGGCCTCATTTAAGCCAGTCTTGTTCATTCGTGTATATTGTATCATTGCAGCAGTTTCGATTGTGTTGGTGACAATCAGGGCCTTTCTCCTCGCAGTTATGGGGCTCCAAACAGCTCAGAAAATTTTCAAGCAGATTCTTAACAGCCTCTTGCATGCTCCCATGTCATTTTTCGATACAACGCCTTCTGGAAGGATTCTGAGTCGG GCATCAACAGACCAAACTAACATTGATATCTTCCTCCCATTCTTTGTGGGTCTTACAGTTTCGATGTACATCACAGTGCTTAGCATTATCGCCATCACGTGTCAGGTTGCTTGGCCCACAATTATACTCATAATTCCACTAGCTTGGTTGAATTTCTGGTACCGG GGATATTATCTCGCATCCTCGCGTGAACTGACTCGCCTTGATTCAATCACAAAAGCACCTGTTATTCATCATTTCTCGGAGAGTGTATCTGGAGTCATGACAATCCGGTGCTTCAAGAAGCAGGCAAGGTTTTGTCAAGAGAATATAGAAAAGGTTGATGCAAATCTACGTATGGATTTCCACAACAATGGATCCAACGAGTGGTTGGGTTTCCGTCTGGAGCTAATTGGGAGCTTCATCCTCTGCATCTCCGCTTTGTTCATGGTCTTGTTGCCGAGCAGCATAGTCAAGCCTG AATACGTTGGATTGTCTCTCTCCTACGGACTCTCTCTCAACAGTGCGTTGTTTTTTGCAATATGGATTAGTTGCTTTGTGGAGAATCGGATGGTTTCAGTTGAGCGAATGAAGCAGTTCACAAACATACCCTCTGAAGCAGCATGGGAGATCAAAGACTCTCTTCCTCCTCCAAATTGGCCCACCAAGGGCGATGTCGATCTCAAAGCCTTGCAG CTTAGATATCGACCAAACACTCCTCTAGTTCTCAAGGGCATTACTCTCAGCATTCAAGGAGGAGAGAAGGTTGGAGTTGTTGGTCGAACAGGGAGTGGGAAATCGACTTTGATACAAGCTTTCTTTAGGGTGGTTGAGCCTTCTGGAGGGAAAATAATCATCGATGGAGTCGACATTTGCAAGTTGGGCCTCCACAATCTCAGGTCACGCTTCAGGATCATTCCTCAAGAACCTGTTCTTTTCGAAGGGACTGTTCGAAGCAACATCGACCCTATTGGTCGGTATTCAGATGACGAGATATGGAAG
- the LOC131230312 gene encoding ABC transporter C family member 14-like — protein sequence MFGIFAVVDSGDNWSMGQRQLLCLGRVMLKHSRILFMDEATASVDSQTDNVIQKIIREDFSECTIISIAHRIPTVMDCDRVLVIDAGLAKEFDSPTRLLERQSLFAALVQEYANRSSGL from the exons ATGTTTGGCATTTTTGCAGTGGTTGATAGTGGTGATAATTGGAGCATGGGACAAAGACAGCTCCTTTGTTTGGGACGGGTGATGTTGAAGCATAGCCGGATTTTGTTCATGGACGAGGCAACTGCTTCAGTAGACTCACAAACCGACAATGTTATTCAAAAGATCATCCGGGAAGACTTCTCGGAATGTACGATTATCAGCATTGCTCACAGAATACCCACAGTCATGGACTGTGACAGAGTTTTGGTTATAGATGCAG GACTGGCTAAGGAATTCGACTCACCAACCCGTTTACTTGAACGCCAGTCGCTCTTCGCAGCATTGGTTCAAGAGTATGCCAACCGTTCATCAGGTCTATAG